One Thermodesulfobacteriota bacterium DNA segment encodes these proteins:
- a CDS encoding leucyl aminopeptidase: MRIECVSGDIRTVKADMIVVNLFEDSGEPGGATGAVDKAIGGAIAAAVREKDFDGKLGETFFLRPGRGVSAPRVLVVGLGKRDKFTPDTARQVALPVLKAAKRMKLGTVASVVHGAGQGGVPPETAARFAALGAALSSFDFDRYKQEKGHRVDRFLFVERDEKAFPRVREGVSRGVRLGEAINWGRALVATPPGELRPDDLARAAKKVGAGLDSRAAARIRVRVMGVPELTALKAGGILAVGLGSQAPPRLIAAEYRGGAPGGRWTALVGKGVTFDTGGISLKKWEGMEKMKYDMAGAAGMLATLRACAALGVRKNVVAVVPAVENMPSGTAYRPGDVLRMMSGKTVEILSTDAEGRLILADAMTYALRKYNPEAMIDAATLTGACVVALGGVNMGLMGNDEALVARLKRASAASGEKAWELPLHEEYFEQIKSDIGELKNIGGPEAGTITAGYFLKEFAGNTPWAHFDIAGTAWVEKEKRGYAPGPSGAPVRLLAEFLSPDAGE; encoded by the coding sequence ATGCGCATAGAGTGCGTATCCGGCGATATCCGAACGGTCAAGGCCGACATGATCGTCGTGAACCTGTTCGAGGATTCCGGGGAGCCCGGCGGCGCGACGGGCGCGGTCGACAAGGCGATCGGCGGCGCCATCGCCGCGGCGGTCCGGGAGAAGGATTTCGACGGGAAGCTGGGCGAGACGTTCTTCCTCCGCCCCGGCCGCGGGGTTTCCGCGCCGCGCGTCCTCGTCGTGGGGCTCGGCAAGCGGGACAAGTTCACTCCGGACACGGCGCGGCAGGTCGCGCTGCCCGTCCTGAAAGCCGCGAAGCGGATGAAGCTGGGGACCGTCGCATCCGTCGTCCACGGCGCCGGACAGGGAGGGGTGCCGCCCGAAACCGCCGCGCGGTTCGCCGCCCTCGGCGCCGCCCTGTCCTCTTTCGACTTCGACAGGTACAAGCAGGAGAAAGGGCACCGCGTCGACCGGTTCCTGTTCGTGGAACGGGACGAAAAAGCGTTCCCGCGGGTGCGCGAGGGCGTCTCCCGCGGCGTCCGGCTGGGCGAAGCGATCAACTGGGGGCGGGCGCTGGTCGCGACGCCGCCGGGGGAGCTCCGCCCGGACGACCTCGCCCGGGCCGCGAAGAAAGTCGGCGCGGGGCTCGACTCCCGGGCGGCGGCCCGGATCCGCGTCCGCGTGATGGGCGTGCCGGAGCTGACGGCGTTGAAGGCCGGAGGGATCCTCGCGGTGGGGCTGGGCAGCCAGGCCCCGCCGCGGCTGATCGCGGCGGAGTACCGCGGCGGCGCGCCGGGCGGGAGATGGACAGCCCTGGTGGGGAAGGGCGTGACGTTCGACACGGGCGGGATCTCCCTGAAGAAGTGGGAAGGGATGGAGAAGATGAAGTACGACATGGCCGGGGCCGCCGGGATGCTGGCGACGCTGCGCGCCTGCGCGGCGCTCGGCGTCCGGAAGAACGTGGTGGCCGTCGTGCCCGCGGTCGAGAACATGCCGTCGGGGACGGCGTACCGCCCCGGGGACGTTCTCCGGATGATGTCGGGGAAGACGGTCGAGATCCTGTCGACGGACGCGGAGGGGCGGCTGATCCTCGCCGACGCGATGACGTACGCCCTCCGGAAGTACAATCCGGAGGCGATGATCGACGCCGCGACCTTGACGGGCGCCTGCGTGGTCGCCCTCGGAGGCGTGAACATGGGGCTGATGGGGAACGACGAGGCGCTGGTCGCGCGGCTGAAGAGGGCGTCCGCCGCCTCGGGGGAGAAGGCCTGGGAGCTGCCGCTGCACGAGGAGTATTTCGAGCAGATCAAGAGCGACATCGGGGAGCTGAAGAACATCGGCGGGCCCGAGGCGGGCACGATCACCGCGGGATATTTCCTGAAGGAGTTCGCGGGGAACACTCCCTGGGCCCACTTCGACATCGCCGGGACCGCCTGGGTCGAGAAGGAGAAGAGGGGATACGCTCCGGGGCCGTCGGGAGCGCCGGTCCGGCTCCTCGCCGAGTTCCTGTCCCCGGACGCGGGGGAATGA
- a CDS encoding ABC transporter ATP-binding protein: protein MLKVSGIDVFYGDLQVLWDVSFEVREKEILVLVGANGAGKSTTLKAISGLLKPQRGSIEFQGVRLDRMPPDKVIGQGVVHVPEARRLFREMTVEENLVMGSLAPEAKRRRAQTMDWVYELFPRMKERRKQVAGTMSGGEQQMCAIGRGLMALPKVLMFDEPSLGLSPILVQEVFEIAKRINREGVTVLLVEQNVRQTLAMCDRAYVLENGRIVLQGTGKELLNDKHVREAYLGI from the coding sequence ATGCTTAAGGTATCCGGCATCGACGTGTTCTACGGGGACCTCCAGGTCCTGTGGGACGTCTCCTTCGAAGTCCGGGAGAAGGAGATCCTGGTCCTGGTCGGCGCCAACGGCGCGGGGAAGTCGACCACCCTCAAGGCGATTTCCGGCCTTCTCAAACCGCAGCGGGGCTCCATCGAGTTCCAGGGCGTCCGACTCGACCGGATGCCGCCGGACAAGGTCATCGGGCAGGGGGTGGTCCACGTCCCCGAGGCCCGGCGGCTGTTCCGCGAAATGACGGTCGAGGAGAATCTCGTCATGGGCTCCCTCGCACCGGAGGCGAAGAGGCGGCGTGCGCAGACGATGGATTGGGTCTACGAGCTCTTCCCGCGGATGAAGGAGCGCAGGAAGCAGGTCGCCGGGACCATGAGCGGCGGGGAGCAGCAGATGTGCGCCATCGGGCGGGGGCTGATGGCGCTGCCGAAGGTCCTGATGTTCGACGAGCCGTCGCTGGGGCTTTCCCCCATCCTCGTCCAGGAGGTGTTCGAGATCGCGAAGCGGATCAACCGGGAGGGGGTCACGGTCCTATTGGTGGAGCAGAACGTCCGCCAGACCCTCGCCATGTGCGACCGCGCCTATGTCCTCGAAAACGGGCGGATCGTCCTGCAGGGAACGGGGAAGGAGCTGCTGAACGACAAGCATGTGAGAGAGGCATACCTGGGGATATAG